A single genomic interval of Stenotrophomonas sp. ZAC14D1_NAIMI4_1 harbors:
- a CDS encoding FAD-binding oxidoreductase yields MSAAPGQSWGRYPRVEQRIIPVLDRASELPLPPEGGTVLPHGNGRSYGDSCLNPDASLLASRGLDRFIGFDPATGIVRCEAGVTLAEILDIALPSGWFLPVTPGTRYATVGGAIGNDVHGKNHHRAGTFGHHVRCLELLRSDGARQQLTPADDSGLFAATVGGLGLTGFITWVELQLRRVPGPWIETESIRFDNLDAFFELSRESASDFEYTVAWIDCLASGPNLGRGHFLRGDHAPGDARAATPSAAPRRSMPIVPPVSLVNPLTLRPFNTLYYWRQPARRARHLAHYQSYFYPLDGINHWNRMYGPRGFLQHQCVLPPAVARDATAALLAEIARSGRGSFLAVLKEFGDRPSPGLLSFPRPGTTLALDFPNDGPELLKMLDRLDRIVSEAGGAVYPAKDARMSGALFRQAYPAWEEFSRFIDPRFSSGFWRRVME; encoded by the coding sequence ATGAGTGCAGCGCCCGGCCAGTCCTGGGGACGCTACCCGCGGGTCGAGCAGCGCATCATCCCGGTGCTCGATCGCGCGTCGGAACTGCCGTTGCCGCCGGAAGGCGGCACGGTGCTTCCGCATGGCAATGGCCGCAGCTACGGCGACAGCTGCCTCAACCCGGACGCGTCGCTGCTGGCCAGCCGCGGCCTGGACCGCTTCATCGGCTTCGACCCGGCCACCGGCATCGTGCGCTGCGAGGCCGGGGTCACCCTGGCCGAGATCCTCGACATCGCCCTGCCCAGTGGCTGGTTCCTGCCGGTCACGCCCGGTACCCGCTACGCCACCGTGGGCGGGGCCATCGGCAACGACGTCCACGGCAAGAACCACCATCGCGCCGGCACCTTCGGCCACCACGTGCGCTGCCTGGAACTGCTGCGCAGCGATGGCGCGCGCCAGCAGCTCACCCCCGCCGATGACAGCGGCCTGTTCGCCGCCACCGTCGGCGGTCTCGGCCTGACCGGATTCATCACCTGGGTCGAACTGCAGCTGCGGCGCGTACCCGGGCCGTGGATCGAAACCGAGTCGATCCGCTTCGACAACCTGGACGCCTTCTTCGAGCTGTCGCGCGAATCGGCCAGCGACTTCGAATACACCGTCGCCTGGATCGACTGCCTGGCCAGCGGGCCGAACCTCGGCCGCGGCCACTTCCTGCGTGGCGACCATGCGCCGGGCGATGCACGGGCCGCCACGCCCAGCGCGGCTCCGCGCCGCAGCATGCCCATCGTGCCGCCGGTATCGCTGGTCAATCCGCTCACCCTGCGCCCGTTCAACACGCTGTACTACTGGCGCCAGCCCGCGCGGCGTGCCCGCCACCTGGCGCATTACCAGAGCTACTTCTACCCGCTGGACGGCATCAACCACTGGAACCGCATGTATGGCCCGCGCGGTTTCCTGCAGCACCAGTGCGTCCTGCCGCCCGCCGTCGCCCGCGATGCCACCGCCGCCCTGCTGGCGGAGATCGCGCGCAGCGGACGCGGCTCGTTCCTGGCGGTGCTGAAGGAGTTCGGCGACCGGCCCTCGCCGGGCCTGCTGTCGTTCCCGCGCCCGGGTACCACCCTGGCCCTGGATTTCCCCAACGACGGCCCGGAACTGCTGAAGATGCTCGACCGCCTGGATCGCATCGTCAGCGAGGCCGGTGGCGCCGTCTATCCGGCCAAGGACGCGCGCATGTCCGGCGCGCTGTTCCGCCAGGCCTACCCCGCCTGGGAAGAATTCTCCCGCTTCATCGACCCCCGATTCTCATCCGGCTTCTGGCGCCGGGTGATGGAGTAA
- a CDS encoding UbiA family prenyltransferase yields MTASNRPLCVDLDGTLLRSDILYESLLALLSNNPLYIFLVPFWLLRGKAYVKRQLASRVQLPAETLPYDERVLEILRTTTQRPRVLCTASDRLLVQPIADHLGLFEDVMASDGQTNLSGSNKGQALAARFGERGFDYMGNGQVDLKVWAHAGGAIVVNNGAGLASAAAKQTEVLAHLPSQNGGLITWIKALRIYQWLKNLLVLVPLLTAHRFFDIASIIDAGTAFLAFGLCASGVYLLNDLLDLTPDRMHPRKRKRPFAAGTLPLLHGLLVAPLITLAGFALALACSPAFAGVLLCYYVMTLSYSLKLKRIVMIDVVLLAALYTVRIIGGAVAINSELSFWLLAFSMFVFLSLAMLKRYTELASALASGKEMAIGRGYSVADLPLVQSLGAAAGYIGVMVFALYINSPESLELYSNPKLLWLLCPILLYWISRMWIVSHRGDMHDDPIVFAAMDRGSQIVIGLCVLIVLIAI; encoded by the coding sequence GTGACGGCCTCCAACCGCCCGCTCTGCGTCGACCTTGACGGCACCCTGCTGCGCTCGGACATCCTTTACGAGTCCCTGCTGGCCCTGCTTTCGAACAACCCGCTGTACATTTTCCTGGTGCCCTTCTGGCTGCTGCGTGGCAAGGCCTACGTGAAGCGCCAGCTGGCCTCGCGCGTGCAGTTGCCGGCCGAAACGCTGCCGTACGACGAGCGCGTGCTGGAGATCCTGCGCACCACCACGCAGCGCCCGCGCGTGCTGTGCACCGCGTCGGACCGGCTGCTGGTGCAGCCCATCGCCGACCACCTCGGCCTGTTCGAGGACGTGATGGCCAGCGATGGCCAGACCAACCTGTCCGGCAGCAACAAGGGCCAGGCGCTGGCCGCGCGCTTCGGCGAACGCGGCTTCGACTACATGGGCAACGGCCAGGTCGACCTGAAAGTGTGGGCGCATGCCGGTGGCGCGATCGTGGTCAACAACGGTGCCGGGCTCGCCAGCGCGGCGGCGAAGCAGACCGAGGTGCTGGCCCACCTGCCTTCGCAGAACGGCGGCCTGATCACCTGGATCAAGGCCCTGCGCATCTACCAGTGGCTGAAGAACCTGCTGGTGCTGGTGCCGCTGCTGACGGCGCACCGGTTCTTCGACATCGCCTCGATCATCGACGCGGGCACGGCGTTCCTCGCCTTCGGCCTGTGTGCATCGGGCGTCTACCTGCTCAACGACCTGCTCGACCTGACCCCGGACCGCATGCATCCGCGCAAGCGCAAGCGTCCGTTCGCGGCCGGCACGCTGCCGTTGCTGCATGGCCTGCTGGTCGCGCCGCTGATCACCCTGGCCGGCTTCGCGCTGGCCCTGGCCTGCAGCCCGGCCTTCGCCGGCGTGCTGCTGTGCTACTACGTGATGACGCTGAGCTATTCGCTCAAGCTCAAGCGCATCGTGATGATCGACGTGGTGCTGTTGGCCGCGCTGTACACCGTGCGCATCATCGGCGGCGCGGTGGCGATCAATTCCGAACTGTCGTTCTGGCTGCTGGCCTTCTCGATGTTCGTGTTCCTCAGCCTGGCCATGCTCAAGCGCTATACCGAACTGGCATCGGCGCTGGCCAGCGGCAAGGAAATGGCGATCGGCCGTGGCTATTCCGTGGCCGACCTGCCCCTGGTGCAGTCGCTGGGTGCCGCCGCCGGCTACATCGGCGTGATGGTGTTCGCCCTGTACATCAACAGCCCGGAAAGCCTTGAGCTCTACAGCAACCCCAAGCTGCTGTGGCTGCTGTGCCCGATCCTGCTGTACTGGATCAGCCGGATGTGGATCGTCTCCCACCGCGGTGACATGCATGACGATCCCATCGTGTTCGCGGCCATGGACCGTGGCAGCCAGATCGTCATCGGGCTGTGCGTGCTGATCGTGCTGATCGCCATATGA
- a CDS encoding lysylphosphatidylglycerol synthase transmembrane domain-containing protein, with the protein MANRRPPVPVQPARGGRAGLWVAAIAVIYVAALWYLDRDRNILSQLAKMAAPLSACAVLVLLSYACRYQRWRSVLAAQGHPVHAWWQGLLAYLAGFAFTASPGKAGELLRIRYFNWQGIPPRATLTTFIFERACDLLVITLLSIAAATLVPAFGLLALVILVLLLALLALGCWPPLARFARGLAARLPGAPVRRAAGFLIDGGTALGPLLRVRLLLGSLGWGSVAWLLTAAAFAWLCHSAGITLPAHLLLGIYPMAMLIGALSFVPGGVGTTEAAIVLMLVACGVGADAALAIAIGIRLASLWLAVLVGMLAMATLESRALSPATGR; encoded by the coding sequence ATGGCCAACCGTCGCCCTCCGGTGCCGGTTCAGCCGGCACGCGGGGGGCGTGCGGGCCTCTGGGTCGCCGCCATTGCAGTGATCTATGTGGCGGCACTGTGGTACCTCGATCGCGACAGGAACATCTTGTCGCAATTGGCCAAAATGGCGGCGCCGCTGTCGGCCTGCGCCGTCCTCGTCCTGCTCAGCTATGCGTGCCGGTACCAGCGCTGGCGCAGCGTACTGGCGGCACAGGGGCATCCCGTGCACGCCTGGTGGCAGGGACTGCTCGCCTACCTCGCTGGTTTCGCGTTCACGGCATCACCTGGCAAGGCCGGTGAACTGCTGCGCATCCGCTATTTCAACTGGCAGGGCATCCCGCCCCGGGCCACGTTGACGACATTCATCTTCGAACGGGCCTGCGACCTGCTGGTCATCACCCTGCTGTCGATCGCAGCAGCCACCCTGGTTCCGGCGTTCGGCCTGCTGGCGCTGGTCATCCTGGTGCTGCTGCTGGCATTGCTCGCACTTGGCTGCTGGCCACCGTTGGCGCGGTTCGCACGTGGGCTCGCCGCGCGCCTGCCCGGCGCGCCGGTGCGGCGGGCAGCAGGCTTCCTGATCGACGGGGGAACCGCACTGGGCCCCCTGCTGCGGGTCCGCCTGCTGCTGGGCAGCCTGGGCTGGGGCAGCGTGGCCTGGCTGCTGACAGCGGCGGCGTTCGCATGGCTGTGCCACAGCGCGGGCATCACCTTGCCGGCGCACCTGCTGCTGGGCATCTACCCGATGGCGATGCTGATCGGCGCCCTGTCCTTCGTGCCCGGCGGCGTCGGCACGACCGAAGCGGCCATCGTGCTGATGCTGGTGGCCTGCGGCGTCGGCGCGGACGCCGCACTGGCCATCGCCATCGGCATCCGCCTGGCCAGCCTGTGGCTGGCGGTGCTGGTGGGCATGCTGGCCATGGCAACGCTGGAATCGCGCGCACTGTCGCCTGCAACCGGGCGCTGA
- a CDS encoding electron transfer flavoprotein subunit alpha/FixB family protein, translating into MSKILVIAEHHDGKLNAATAKTVSAAAAISGASIDVLVLAADPAAVATEAAKIAGVAKVLTVANAANAQAIAQVLAPQIAQLAKGYSHVFGPSTTFGKDLMPCVAALLGVNQVSDLMAVEGSHTFKRPIYAGNAIITVEAPADQIVVATVRAASWPEAAQGGSAAVEAASVDAALPAHTRFVGLAAGASDRPDLQSAKRVVSGGRGVGSEENFKVIFQLADKLGAAVGASRAAVDAGYVPSDLQVGQTGKIIAPELYVAVGISGAIQHLTGIKDAGTIVAINKDADSPIFEIADIGLVGDLFAILPELEKAL; encoded by the coding sequence ATGAGCAAGATTCTCGTCATCGCCGAACACCACGACGGCAAGCTCAACGCCGCCACCGCCAAGACCGTCAGCGCCGCCGCCGCCATCAGCGGTGCCAGCATCGACGTGCTGGTGCTGGCTGCCGACCCGGCCGCTGTCGCCACCGAAGCGGCGAAGATCGCTGGCGTCGCCAAGGTCCTGACCGTGGCCAACGCCGCCAACGCGCAGGCCATCGCCCAGGTGCTGGCACCGCAGATCGCGCAGCTGGCCAAGGGCTACAGCCACGTGTTCGGCCCGTCCACCACCTTCGGCAAGGACCTGATGCCGTGCGTTGCCGCCCTGCTGGGCGTCAACCAGGTGTCCGACCTGATGGCCGTGGAAGGCAGCCACACCTTCAAGCGCCCGATCTACGCCGGCAACGCCATCATCACCGTCGAAGCGCCGGCCGACCAGATCGTGGTCGCCACCGTGCGCGCCGCATCGTGGCCGGAAGCCGCCCAGGGTGGCAGCGCCGCCGTGGAAGCAGCCAGCGTCGATGCCGCCCTGCCGGCGCACACCCGCTTCGTCGGCCTGGCCGCCGGTGCCAGCGACCGCCCTGACCTGCAGAGCGCCAAGCGCGTGGTCTCCGGTGGCCGTGGCGTCGGTTCGGAAGAGAACTTCAAGGTCATCTTCCAGCTGGCCGACAAGCTCGGTGCCGCCGTCGGTGCCTCGCGCGCCGCGGTCGATGCCGGCTACGTGCCCAGCGACCTGCAGGTCGGCCAGACCGGCAAGATCATCGCGCCGGAACTGTACGTGGCCGTCGGCATCAGCGGTGCCATCCAGCACCTGACCGGCATCAAGGATGCCGGCACGATCGTGGCCATCAACAAGGACGCGGATTCGCCGATCTTCGAGATCGCCGACATCGGCCTGGTCGGGGATCTGTTCGCGATCCTGCCGGAGCTGGAAAAGGCCCTGTAA
- a CDS encoding electron transfer flavoprotein subunit beta/FixA family protein, which yields MKILVAYKRVVDYNVRIQVKPDGSGVVTDGVKLSPNPFDEIALEEALRLRDKGIATEVVVATIAPADAQAHLRNGLAMGANRAIHVVTDQAIQPLTAARTLLKLVEKEQPDLVILGKQAIDDDANQTGQMLATLWGRPQATFASKLDIADGKATVTREVDAGLETLEVDLPAVVTTDLRLNEPRFIKLPDIMKAKAKPLETLQLADLGVEAADTFKTTQYAAPSKRSKGVMVKDAAELVAALKQKGLL from the coding sequence ATGAAAATCCTCGTCGCGTACAAGCGCGTGGTGGACTACAACGTCCGCATTCAGGTCAAGCCGGACGGCTCCGGCGTGGTCACCGACGGCGTCAAGCTGTCCCCCAACCCCTTCGATGAAATCGCCCTGGAAGAAGCCCTGCGCCTGCGCGACAAGGGCATCGCGACCGAAGTGGTCGTCGCCACCATCGCCCCGGCTGATGCCCAGGCGCACCTGCGCAATGGCCTGGCCATGGGCGCAAACCGTGCCATCCACGTCGTTACCGACCAGGCCATCCAGCCGCTGACCGCGGCCCGCACCCTGCTCAAGCTGGTCGAGAAGGAACAGCCGGACCTGGTGATCCTCGGCAAGCAGGCCATCGACGACGATGCCAACCAGACCGGCCAGATGCTGGCCACGCTGTGGGGCCGCCCGCAGGCGACCTTCGCCAGCAAGCTGGACATCGCAGACGGCAAGGCCACGGTCACCCGCGAGGTCGATGCCGGCCTGGAAACGCTGGAAGTGGACCTGCCGGCCGTGGTCACCACCGACCTGCGCCTGAACGAGCCGCGCTTCATCAAGCTGCCGGACATCATGAAGGCCAAGGCCAAGCCGCTGGAAACCCTGCAGCTGGCCGACCTCGGTGTTGAAGCCGCCGATACCTTCAAGACCACCCAGTACGCCGCGCCGTCCAAGCGCAGCAAGGGCGTGATGGTCAAGGACGCGGCCGAACTGGTTGCCGCACTCAAGCAGAAGGGGCTGCTGTAA
- the rfbB gene encoding dTDP-glucose 4,6-dehydratase has translation MATWLVTGGAGFIGGNFVLEAVARGIKVVNLDVLTYAGNLKTLSSLEGNPNHVFVQGDIGDSSLVARLLAEHQPDAVLNFAAESHVDRSIDGPGAFIQTNVVGTLGLLEAVRDHWKGLPAEQGAAFRFLHVSTDEVYGTLGETGKFSETTPYAPNSPYSASKAASDHLVRAFHHTYGLPVLTTNCSNNYGPYHFPEKLIPLVIAKALAGEPLPVYGDGKQVRDWLFVTDHCEAIRTVLAKGQVGETYNVGGNSEKQNIEVVQAICALLDARRPREDGQPRSSQITYVADRPGHDRRYAIDASKLKNDLGWEPAYTFEQGIAFTVDWYLDNQEWVNGVLDGSYRLQRIGTAA, from the coding sequence GTGGCCACATGGCTTGTCACCGGCGGCGCCGGATTCATTGGCGGTAACTTCGTTCTCGAAGCAGTCGCCCGCGGCATCAAGGTCGTCAATCTCGACGTGCTGACCTATGCCGGCAACCTGAAGACCCTGTCCAGCCTGGAGGGCAACCCGAACCACGTGTTCGTGCAGGGTGACATCGGTGACAGCAGCCTGGTTGCCCGCCTGCTGGCCGAGCACCAGCCCGACGCGGTGCTGAACTTCGCCGCCGAAAGCCACGTCGACCGTTCCATCGACGGCCCGGGCGCCTTCATCCAGACCAACGTGGTGGGCACACTGGGCCTGCTGGAAGCCGTGCGCGACCATTGGAAGGGGCTGCCGGCCGAGCAGGGCGCGGCCTTCCGCTTCCTGCATGTGTCCACCGACGAGGTGTACGGCACCCTCGGCGAGACCGGCAAGTTCAGCGAGACCACCCCGTACGCGCCCAACTCGCCGTACTCGGCGTCCAAGGCCGCCTCGGACCACCTGGTGCGTGCGTTCCACCACACCTACGGGCTGCCGGTGCTGACCACCAACTGCTCCAACAACTACGGCCCGTACCACTTCCCTGAAAAGCTCATTCCGCTGGTGATCGCCAAGGCGCTGGCCGGCGAGCCGCTGCCGGTGTACGGCGATGGCAAGCAGGTACGTGACTGGCTGTTCGTCACCGACCACTGCGAAGCGATCCGCACGGTGCTGGCCAAGGGCCAGGTCGGCGAGACCTACAACGTCGGCGGCAATTCGGAAAAGCAGAACATCGAAGTGGTGCAGGCGATCTGCGCGCTGCTCGATGCACGCCGCCCGCGCGAGGATGGCCAGCCGCGCAGCAGCCAGATCACCTACGTGGCTGATCGCCCGGGCCATGACCGCCGCTACGCGATCGATGCGTCGAAGCTGAAGAACGACCTGGGCTGGGAGCCGGCCTACACCTTCGAACAGGGCATCGCCTTCACCGTCGACTGGTACCTGGACAACCAGGAATGGGTCAACGGCGTGCTGGACGGCAGCTACCGCCTGCAGCGCATCGGCACTGCGGCCTGA
- the rfbA gene encoding glucose-1-phosphate thymidylyltransferase RfbA: MTQRKGIILAGGSGTRLYPITKGVSKQLLPVYDKPMIYYPLSVLMLAGIREVLIINTPHEQALFQQLLGDGSQWGMDIQYAVQPSPDGLAQAYLIGRDFVAGKPSCLVLGDNIFHGHGLREVLKRADQRVDGSTVFGYWVNDPERYGVAEFDQTGKVIDLVEKPEKPRSNYAVTGLYFYDGNASDHAAELKPSPRGELEITDLNKRYLAEGQLHLEALGRGYAWLDTGTHQSLLEASNFIETIQTRQGLQVCCPEEIAFGQGWINAEQLEALAAPLIKNGYGQYLHTLALRGVVP; encoded by the coding sequence ATGACCCAGCGCAAGGGCATCATCCTCGCCGGCGGTTCCGGCACCCGGCTCTATCCGATCACCAAGGGCGTTAGCAAGCAGCTGCTGCCGGTGTACGACAAGCCGATGATCTATTACCCGCTCAGCGTGCTGATGCTGGCGGGCATCCGCGAAGTGCTGATCATCAACACCCCGCACGAACAGGCGTTGTTCCAGCAGCTGCTGGGCGACGGTTCGCAGTGGGGCATGGACATCCAGTACGCCGTGCAGCCGAGCCCGGACGGGCTGGCGCAGGCCTACCTGATCGGCCGTGATTTCGTGGCCGGCAAGCCGAGCTGCCTGGTGCTGGGTGACAACATCTTCCACGGCCACGGCCTGCGCGAGGTGCTCAAGCGTGCCGACCAGCGCGTGGACGGCTCGACCGTGTTCGGCTACTGGGTGAACGATCCGGAGCGCTACGGCGTGGCCGAGTTCGACCAGACCGGCAAGGTCATCGACCTGGTGGAGAAGCCGGAGAAGCCGCGTTCCAACTATGCGGTGACCGGCCTGTACTTCTACGACGGCAATGCAAGCGACCATGCCGCCGAACTGAAGCCGTCGCCGCGTGGCGAGCTGGAGATCACCGATCTCAACAAGCGCTACCTGGCCGAGGGCCAGCTGCATCTGGAAGCGCTCGGCCGTGGTTATGCCTGGCTCGATACCGGTACCCACCAGTCCCTGCTGGAAGCCTCCAATTTCATCGAGACCATCCAGACCCGCCAGGGCCTGCAGGTGTGCTGCCCCGAGGAAATCGCCTTCGGCCAGGGCTGGATCAACGCCGAACAGCTGGAGGCGCTGGCCGCCCCGCTGATCAAGAATGGCTACGGCCAATACCTGCACACACTTGCCCTGCGTGGAGTCGTTCCGTGA
- the rfbC gene encoding dTDP-4-dehydrorhamnose 3,5-epimerase yields the protein MKVIETKLPGCVVIEPAVFGDARGYFFETWNAERFAALGLPDRFVQSNVSTSAQGVLRGLHYQWPRPQGKLVSVLEGEVYDVAVDIRRGSPTFGQWEAVVLSAENKKQFWIPEGFAHGFAVLSERAVFSYLCTEVYLKDFDAGVRWNDADIAVDWPVSAPTLSAKDENAPFLKDIAEDRLPVYVAAQGAP from the coding sequence GTGAAAGTGATTGAAACCAAGTTGCCCGGCTGCGTGGTGATCGAGCCGGCCGTGTTCGGCGACGCGCGTGGTTATTTCTTCGAAACCTGGAATGCCGAGCGCTTCGCTGCGCTGGGCCTGCCGGACCGTTTCGTGCAGAGCAACGTGTCCACCTCGGCACAGGGCGTGCTGCGTGGCCTGCATTACCAGTGGCCGCGCCCGCAGGGCAAGCTGGTCAGCGTGCTGGAAGGCGAGGTCTATGACGTGGCCGTCGACATCCGCCGTGGCTCGCCGACGTTCGGCCAGTGGGAAGCGGTGGTGCTGAGCGCGGAGAACAAGAAGCAGTTCTGGATACCGGAAGGGTTCGCCCACGGTTTTGCCGTGCTGTCCGAGCGTGCGGTGTTCAGCTACCTGTGCACCGAGGTCTACCTGAAGGACTTCGATGCCGGCGTGCGCTGGAATGATGCCGACATCGCCGTGGACTGGCCGGTGAGTGCGCCGACCCTGTCGGCCAAGGACGAGAACGCGCCCTTCCTGAAGGACATCGCCGAAGACCGCCTGCCGGTCTACGTCGCTGCACAGGGCGCGCCATGA
- the rfbD gene encoding dTDP-4-dehydrorhamnose reductase — MTVLVFGGNGQVGQELLRALAPLGPVVATTRSGQLPDGRACEVADFGQPDSLPALLDRLQPSVVVNAAAYTAVDRAEQEVDAAFAANAQAPGVIARWCAAHGVPFVHYSTDYVFDGQGNAPYGEDEATAPLGVYGTSKRDGEDAVRAAGGRHLIFRTAWVYASHGANFLRTMLRVGAERDQLRVVADQIGTPTPAALIADVTAQALQHPGQLSGTWHLTASGQTSWHGFAEAIFAEALARGVLAKVPEVVAIPSSEYPTPAKRPAWSVLDNRRLQQDFSITLPTWQEGLQRVIAEL; from the coding sequence ATGACCGTGCTGGTCTTCGGCGGCAACGGCCAGGTCGGCCAGGAGCTGCTGCGCGCGCTGGCCCCGCTGGGGCCGGTGGTGGCCACGACCCGCAGCGGCCAGTTGCCCGATGGCCGTGCGTGCGAGGTGGCCGACTTCGGCCAGCCCGACAGCCTGCCGGCACTGCTGGATCGCCTGCAGCCGTCGGTGGTGGTCAATGCTGCGGCCTACACGGCCGTGGACCGCGCCGAGCAGGAAGTGGACGCCGCGTTTGCGGCCAATGCGCAGGCGCCGGGCGTGATCGCGCGCTGGTGCGCGGCGCATGGCGTGCCGTTCGTGCATTACTCCACCGACTACGTATTCGATGGCCAGGGCAATGCGCCCTACGGCGAAGACGAAGCGACCGCGCCGCTGGGCGTGTACGGCACCAGCAAGCGGGACGGCGAAGATGCCGTGCGCGCCGCCGGTGGCCGTCACCTGATCTTCCGCACGGCGTGGGTGTATGCCTCGCACGGTGCCAATTTCCTGCGCACGATGCTGCGGGTGGGCGCCGAGCGCGACCAGCTGCGGGTAGTGGCCGACCAGATCGGCACGCCGACCCCGGCCGCGCTGATCGCCGATGTCACTGCGCAGGCGTTGCAGCACCCGGGGCAGCTGTCGGGCACCTGGCACCTGACCGCCAGTGGCCAGACCAGCTGGCATGGCTTTGCCGAGGCGATCTTCGCCGAAGCGCTGGCCCGCGGCGTGCTGGCCAAGGTGCCGGAGGTGGTCGCCATTCCCAGTTCCGAATATCCGACACCGGCCAAGCGTCCGGCCTGGTCGGTGCTGGACAACCGCCGGCTGCAGCAGGATTTCAGCATCACGCTGCCGACGTGGCAGGAAGGCCTGCAGCGGGTCATCGCCGAACTCTGA
- a CDS encoding mannose-1-phosphate guanylyltransferase/mannose-6-phosphate isomerase: MSIIQPVILSGGSGTRLWPLSRESYPKQFLPLAGDLTMLQATWQRVAPIASRGPLVIANEEHRFVAAEQLHQVGAEPAAIILEPMGRNTAPAIAVAALEATRDGADALLLVLPSDHVITDEATFRSVVQAAASAAESGKLVTFGIVPTGPETGYGYIKAADGQGLRAVERFVEKPDLDTATGYVASGQYYWNSGMFLFKASRYLQELERFQPEMLAGSRSAWQQARRDADFTRLDKDAFAAVTSDSIDYAVMEKTADAVVIPLDAGWNDVGSWTALRDVSQQDGDGNAHQGDVIAIDCRNTYAYGQRLVAMVGLDDVIVVETDDAVLVGKADRMQEVKTVVSQLKTEGRSEATWHRKVYRPWGAYDSIDNGDRFQVKRITVKPGGTLSLQMHHHRAEHWIVVSGTAEVTRGDEVLLLSENQSTYIPLGVTHRLRNPGKLPLELIEVQSGSYLGEDDIVRFEDTYGRS, encoded by the coding sequence ATGAGCATCATCCAGCCCGTCATTCTCTCCGGTGGCTCCGGAACCCGCCTGTGGCCGCTGTCGCGTGAGTCCTACCCGAAGCAGTTCCTGCCGCTGGCCGGTGACCTGACCATGCTGCAGGCAACCTGGCAGCGGGTCGCGCCCATCGCCAGCCGTGGCCCGCTGGTGATCGCCAACGAGGAACACCGCTTCGTCGCCGCCGAACAGCTGCACCAGGTCGGCGCCGAACCGGCGGCGATCATCCTCGAGCCGATGGGCCGCAACACCGCGCCGGCCATCGCCGTGGCAGCGCTGGAAGCGACCCGTGACGGCGCCGATGCGCTGCTGCTGGTGCTGCCTTCGGACCACGTGATCACCGATGAAGCGACCTTCCGCAGCGTCGTCCAGGCCGCCGCCAGTGCGGCCGAGTCGGGCAAGCTGGTGACCTTCGGCATCGTGCCCACGGGCCCGGAAACCGGCTATGGCTACATCAAGGCCGCCGATGGCCAGGGCCTGCGCGCGGTCGAACGCTTCGTCGAGAAGCCCGACCTGGACACCGCCACCGGTTACGTGGCCAGCGGCCAGTACTACTGGAACAGCGGCATGTTCCTGTTCAAGGCCTCGCGCTACCTGCAGGAACTGGAACGCTTCCAGCCGGAGATGCTGGCCGGCAGCCGCAGCGCCTGGCAGCAGGCCCGCCGCGATGCCGACTTCACCCGCCTGGACAAGGACGCCTTCGCCGCCGTCACCTCCGATTCCATCGACTATGCGGTGATGGAAAAGACCGCCGATGCGGTGGTGATCCCGCTCGATGCGGGCTGGAACGATGTCGGTTCGTGGACCGCGCTGCGCGATGTCTCGCAGCAGGATGGCGACGGCAACGCGCACCAGGGGGATGTGATCGCCATCGACTGCCGCAACACCTACGCCTATGGCCAGCGCCTGGTGGCGATGGTCGGCCTGGATGATGTGATCGTGGTGGAGACCGACGATGCGGTGCTGGTCGGCAAGGCCGACCGCATGCAGGAGGTCAAGACGGTGGTGTCGCAGCTGAAGACCGAAGGTCGCAGCGAAGCGACCTGGCACCGCAAGGTCTACCGTCCGTGGGGTGCCTACGATTCGATCGACAATGGTGACCGCTTCCAGGTGAAGCGGATCACGGTCAAGCCGGGCGGCACGCTGAGCCTGCAGATGCACCACCATCGCGCCGAGCACTGGATCGTGGTCAGCGGCACCGCCGAGGTCACCCGCGGCGACGAGGTGCTCCTGCTGAGCGAGAACCAGAGCACCTACATCCCGCTGGGCGTGACCCACCGCCTGCGCAATCCGGGCAAGCTGCCGCTGGAACTGATCGAAGTGCAGTCGGGCAGCTACCTGGGCGAAGACGATATCGTCCGCTTCGAGGACACCTACGGGCGCAGCTGA